The Candidatus Edwardsbacteria bacterium sequence TTTAAAACTGGCAGTTGTCCGGCCGGGGGCCAACATCCTGATCTTCCATGCCGCCGACGGATACAGCTCTTCCCTGCCGCTGAGGACCGTGCTGGACAAAAAGCTCCTGCTGGCCCACAAGATAAACAACCAAACCCTAACCGCCCGGTCGGGCTTTCCCTTTCAGCTGATAGCCGAGGACAAGCTGGGATACAAGTGGGTTAAGTGGCTGAAACGGATCCAGGTCTCCAGCGATTCCACCTATCGCGGTTTCTGGGAGAGCCGGGGCTACGACAACCAGGCGGATTATTGAAAAGGAAAAGGATATGAAAATCAAAAAAAAATCCATGCCCAAAGCCCTGCAGGCCGCACTGAAGCTGGAGCGAAAGGGGACCGCCTTCTACCTGAAGATGTCGGAGAAGACCGGCAACATCCTGGCCAAGAGGCTGTTCGACCAGCTGGCCATGCAGGAGGTGGAGCACATCGGCCGGATAAACGAGATCTACTCGGCCATCACCCAGGGGCAGGCCTGGCCCGAGCCCAAGGGAAAGAAGATCGGCTACCTGGAGGCCGAGATGAAGAAGGTCTTCGCCCGGATCAATCACAGCAAACCCCGGGAGAAACCGGACAATGTCTCGGG is a genomic window containing:
- a CDS encoding ferritin family protein, which produces MKIKKKSMPKALQAALKLERKGTAFYLKMSEKTGNILAKRLFDQLAMQEVEHIGRINEIYSAITQGQAWPEPKGKKIGYLEAEMKKVFARINHSKPREKPDNVSGLKVAMDMEWYSYKMYQKFFSAALDGPEKEFFKRLLEEETKHYEALSNVYAYLTSSGDWLERSESNTWNWMNS